From the genome of Halictus rubicundus isolate RS-2024b chromosome 2, iyHalRubi1_principal, whole genome shotgun sequence, one region includes:
- the LOC143362684 gene encoding uncharacterized protein LOC143362684, which produces MIRILISLLLANLSATSVLPEIASYAKVSRNGQQDTDPGIDQTSWITRIVTGSNETQNEGRSVKNIAITASPVYVAPKGPKLQNGEAVDYTTGSRYSTLDYEMLARLNGRKQIQDRYHPSPIYAFKNKDPAKGPIDSPRPVQATRPIGPPNGPPNGPPNGPPNGPPSGPPSGPPSPSGFDFSKQPFADGYDYKPSDFLNDKPISKPSEYLGDKPMPKPPDYLADKPISKPLSMDDYSDFDISDKPPDSYKPDASFGSHDSDYADFPSDSYPSDPPPKPIEYSAPLDHPPFDGHTYDHDHDHDFHHELIYDHIPEYYEHTEKPEMNDQRLDKRPYSYYFIGKKLWYVPLYFSIYFIIYIAALVLKSIARHKITFPAHLAEAVEHSRSYADASWWDLAGRILEGIESFAEKYGKAS; this is translated from the exons ATGATACGCATATTGATTTCGCTTCTTTTAGCGAATCTGTCAGCCACCTCGGTTTTGCCGGAAATTGCGTCGTACGCGAAAGTGTCGAGGAACGGCCAGCAGGACACCGATCCGGGGATAGATCAGACGTCGTGGATCACAAG AATCGTAACGGGCAGCAACGAAACGCAGAACGAGGGCAGAAGCGTGAAGAACATAGCAATCACTGCATCCCCCGTCTACGTCGCGCCGAAGGGCCCGAAATTACAAAATGGCGAGGCTGTCGACTACACAACTGGTTCAAG GTACTCGACACTGGATTACGAGATGTTGGCGAGGCTGAACGGCAGGAAGCAGATCCAGGACAGATACCATCCGTCGCCGATTTACGCTTTCAAGAACAAGGATCCTGCGAAGGGCCCGATAGACAGTCCACGGCCTGTACAAGCGACACGGCCAATTGGTCCTCCGAATGGTCCTCCGAATGGTCCTCCGAATGGTCCTCCGAATGGTCCTCCGAGCGGACCACCCAGCGGACCTCCGTCCCCGAGCGGCTTCGACTTCTCTAAGCAGCCGTTCGCAGACGGCTACGACTATAAACCGTCAGATTTCCTAAACGACAAACCAATCTCGAAGCCGTCCGAGTATCTCGGCGATAAACCGATGCCGAAACCACCGGACTATCTCGCGGACAAGCCCATCTCGAAGCCGCTGTCCATGGACGACTACTCGGACTTCGATATCAGCGACAAG CCCCCAGATTCCTACAAGCCAGACGCCTCGTTCGGTTCGCATGATTCCGATTATGCCGATTTTCCATCCGATTCCTATCCCAGCGATCCACCGCCGAAACCGATCGAGTACTCCGCTCCCCTGGATCATCCGCCGTTCGACGGCCACACGTacgatcacgatcacgatcacgatTTCCATCACGAGCTGATCTACGATCACATACCCGAGTACTACGAGCACACCGAGAAGCCGGAAATGAACGATCAGAGGCTGGACAAGAGGCCATACTCGTACTATTTCATAGGGAAGAAGCTCTGGTATGTTCCGTTGTACTTCAGCATCTACTTCATCATTTACATCGCTGCTCTGGTGCTGAAGAGCATAGCCAGGCACAAGATCACGTTCCCGGCTCATCTCGCGGAAGCCGTCGAGCACTCGAGATCGTACGCGGACGCCAGCTGGTGGGATCTCGCAGGACGTATACTGGAGGGGATCGAGAGTTTCGCGGAGAAGTATGGGAAGGCTTCTTAG